A window from Bacteroidota bacterium encodes these proteins:
- a CDS encoding YegS/Rv2252/BmrU family lipid kinase produces the protein MTKRKITFIVNPISGNRKQKDIEISLNRSLNKEIFDFEIIYTTHKGHATELAALAYMNSALVVAVGGDGTINEVSKMLIGKDVPLGIIPTGSGNGFARHWGISRNMDKAIQVINNFNIVRSDTASLNEKLFITTSGCGFDAHIAALFDKSAKRGFITYAKLVLKEFLRYKSLNYFITIDNIEYKKNAFLITVANCSQFGNNAYISPMAISNDGILNITMLKPFPLTAAPGIIFKLFTKQLHKSKFVETFQGKKIQIEHESENAHIDGEAISPGKKLTILVHHHSLNIIVP, from the coding sequence GTGACAAAAAGAAAAATAACTTTTATAGTTAATCCTATTTCAGGGAATCGAAAACAAAAAGACATTGAAATTTCCTTAAACAGAAGTCTTAATAAAGAAATTTTTGATTTTGAAATTATTTATACCACTCATAAAGGACACGCAACAGAATTAGCTGCACTTGCTTATATGAATTCAGCACTTGTAGTTGCAGTTGGAGGAGATGGTACAATTAATGAGGTTTCAAAAATGCTTATTGGAAAGGATGTTCCATTGGGGATTATCCCTACTGGATCAGGAAACGGGTTTGCGCGGCATTGGGGAATTTCAAGAAATATGGATAAGGCTATACAAGTAATTAATAACTTTAATATTGTAAGATCAGATACTGCAAGCTTAAATGAAAAATTATTTATTACAACATCCGGATGTGGCTTTGATGCCCATATTGCAGCCTTATTTGATAAATCAGCAAAACGTGGATTTATAACCTATGCAAAGCTTGTATTAAAGGAGTTCCTTAGATATAAATCACTTAATTATTTTATTACAATTGATAATATTGAATATAAAAAAAATGCTTTTTTAATAACTGTAGCAAATTGTTCTCAATTTGGTAACAATGCATATATTTCACCCATGGCAATCTCAAATGATGGAATTTTGAATATTACTATGCTTAAACCATTTCCACTTACAGCAGCACCAGGTATAATTTTCAAGCTTTTTACAAAGCAGTTGCACAAATCAAAATTCGTGGAAACATTTCAAGGAAAAAAAATACAAATTGAGCATGAATCAGAAAATGCTCATATTGATGGTGAGGCGATAAGCCCGGGAAAGAAACTTACAATACTTGTTCACCACCATTCACTGAATATTATTGTTCCTTAG